From Acidimicrobiia bacterium, the proteins below share one genomic window:
- a CDS encoding GNAT family N-acetyltransferase has product MSPVADRLGPFPHGDFLDTVWKHTAGPTDELWIVSDERGLVPLSVVGNTIRFVGSADLVDYRSPLGESTADLIAGAIGSRPQGLRIVADSLPRPAADVVVKGLAAAGLEATVEEHSLAAVLQLPDSFEEYLERLGKKERHETRRKRRRYEAELGEVRFDRESLPGPRFDEFVMFHRQSPGDKGGFMTDEMVAYFRDLLELDGWGIDALVDDRDAMVAGGFGYQAQDAYFLYNSTFDPARGDLSPGVVLISSLIDLAIDNGATVFDFLKGDENYKFRLGAEPRPLYIVTAMT; this is encoded by the coding sequence ATGTCGCCTGTGGCGGATCGACTCGGACCTTTTCCGCACGGCGACTTCCTCGACACGGTTTGGAAACACACAGCTGGTCCAACCGACGAGCTGTGGATTGTGAGTGATGAGCGGGGATTGGTCCCGTTATCGGTGGTTGGAAACACGATCCGGTTCGTGGGGAGTGCCGACTTGGTCGACTATCGCAGTCCGCTGGGGGAGAGCACTGCTGACCTCATCGCCGGCGCTATTGGGTCCCGGCCGCAGGGACTAAGGATCGTCGCCGATTCACTGCCCCGTCCGGCCGCCGATGTCGTGGTCAAGGGACTTGCGGCGGCCGGTCTTGAGGCAACCGTCGAGGAACACTCGTTGGCAGCCGTGCTTCAGCTTCCGGATAGTTTTGAAGAGTATCTGGAGCGCCTCGGCAAGAAAGAGCGGCACGAGACCCGCCGGAAACGCCGTCGGTACGAGGCGGAACTCGGCGAGGTTCGTTTCGATCGCGAATCTTTGCCTGGCCCCCGATTTGACGAGTTTGTCATGTTTCATCGCCAGTCACCTGGTGACAAAGGTGGTTTCATGACAGATGAGATGGTGGCCTACTTCCGAGACCTGTTGGAACTCGATGGATGGGGTATTGATGCGCTCGTTGATGACCGCGATGCGATGGTCGCAGGTGGGTTTGGCTACCAGGCTCAAGACGCTTATTTCTTGTATAACAGTACGTTCGACCCAGCCAGGGGCGACCTATCGCCAGGTGTCGTACTCATTTCTAGCCTGATCGATCTTGCCATCGACAACGGCGCGACCGTATTCGATTTTCTCAAAGGTGACGAGAACTACAAGTTCCGACTCGGTGCCGAGCCGCGACCCTTGTACATCGTGACGGCCATGACATGA
- a CDS encoding asparaginase has protein sequence MTLLGRVIRSGVVEAEHHGAVAVVAPDGRLIASMGDIDRVFHGRSSLKPFQARAALDLGALVTGPSLAVSCASHGGLPIHVAYVRSMLARVGLTEASLLTPATWPASDDQGRRYFAAGQTHPLPIWHGCSGKHAAMLQACVVAGFPTESYLSFDHPLQARIRNRLAEALGHDLSDPAVDGCGAPVYEVSVRSLAGAFARLAVHPEYRDIWTAMHRYPALVGENPRADQLAATVAEAAAKVGAEGLIGVGLRSQFGIAIKSWDGSIRGIEAGLVGTMEQLGLLNGSSRRLLRERLIVLGGGEPQGHVEPTVELV, from the coding sequence TTGACCCTGCTCGGTCGAGTAATTCGTAGCGGGGTTGTCGAAGCAGAACACCACGGTGCGGTCGCGGTGGTGGCCCCTGACGGTCGGTTGATTGCATCCATGGGTGACATTGATCGGGTCTTCCATGGTCGTTCGTCTCTGAAACCCTTCCAGGCCAGGGCGGCTCTTGATCTGGGGGCGTTGGTGACCGGACCTTCCCTGGCCGTCTCCTGCGCCAGCCACGGTGGACTTCCGATTCATGTCGCCTATGTCAGAAGCATGCTTGCCCGGGTCGGTCTCACCGAAGCGTCGCTCCTCACGCCGGCGACCTGGCCCGCCAGTGATGACCAGGGTCGGCGTTACTTCGCTGCCGGCCAGACCCATCCCCTTCCGATCTGGCACGGCTGCTCGGGTAAGCACGCTGCCATGCTCCAGGCCTGCGTAGTCGCCGGTTTCCCAACTGAGTCATACCTTTCGTTCGATCATCCCCTTCAAGCCCGGATCCGGAATCGCCTGGCGGAAGCGCTTGGGCACGATCTCTCGGATCCCGCGGTCGACGGGTGCGGAGCCCCGGTGTACGAGGTGTCCGTCCGATCATTGGCAGGGGCCTTCGCCCGGCTAGCCGTTCACCCAGAGTATCGGGACATCTGGACGGCGATGCACCGTTATCCCGCCCTGGTTGGTGAGAACCCGCGAGCCGATCAGTTGGCTGCGACGGTGGCTGAGGCGGCTGCCAAGGTCGGCGCGGAAGGACTTATCGGGGTCGGCTTACGGTCTCAGTTCGGCATAGCGATCAAATCGTGGGATGGTTCCATAAGAGGAATCGAAGCTGGACTGGTGGGAACGATGGAACAACTCGGGCTACTGAATGGTTCTTCACGTCGTCTGTTACGTGAGCGCCTCATCGTGCTTGGCGGGGGCGAACCTCAAGGTCATGTCGAACCGACTGTGGAACTGGTGTGA